A single Pirellulales bacterium DNA region contains:
- a CDS encoding DUF433 domain-containing protein yields the protein MTNNLPVQSDPDILGGTPVFVGTRVPAHILLDYLEAGDSLDEFLQDFPSVTRQQAVAALEYAKQSLVGNARSA from the coding sequence ATGACAAACAATTTGCCAGTTCAGTCGGATCCAGATATTCTCGGCGGCACGCCGGTGTTCGTTGGCACGCGGGTGCCGGCGCATATTTTGTTGGACTATTTGGAGGCCGGTGACTCGCTCGACGAATTCCTGCAAGATTTCCCCAGCGTGACTCGCCAACAAGCGGTTGCGGCTTTGGAATACGCCAAACAATCTTTAGTGGGCAATGCGCGTTCTGCTTGA
- a CDS encoding AAA family ATPase, which translates to MYESFFGFNERPFAAAALAKRYFRSESSEAARENLARCIDRAEGVGLLIGPSGTGKTLLCQVLAEQFRRSMQVALLASGQLCTRRAMLQAILFELGLPFRGMEEGDLRLALVDHLSPRAKSADAAQQDAGAVPSSLSAPPLLLIVDEAHTLPMRLLEELRLITNLVRGGQPRVRLVLAGGPQLEDRFAHPKMESFNQRVAARCYLETLDRQQTIEYVRHQVLQVGGQPDRIFTSDALEAVAHATGGIPRLINQVCDHVLLLAFAGGVEQITAPGVEEAWADLQQLPTPWNAAPGAPAPVNENSVVEFGSLDDELADELPPAVPFRAPADQANAQAAQQANPLEALRETIAPPREFHDDFHPAGSIGPEVELVFPHGSNPFHGDFAEEEVVIDRYTSLQADALAHRPLVRSAESRSLAALLKAAHSVVEKLSQEKPAMALAPSTWPGGVPAQPAPLSSAPPTATQVTDDAAAIENTSAEQTMPPAAVTPYQTGPIHDDNLIVIEEPPRLKPPQPKQPIRVRRQEYRQLFAQLRRG; encoded by the coding sequence ATGTACGAATCGTTTTTCGGTTTCAATGAGCGTCCGTTCGCCGCTGCGGCGTTAGCCAAGCGCTATTTTCGCAGCGAGTCCAGCGAGGCCGCTCGCGAAAACCTGGCCCGCTGCATCGACCGCGCCGAAGGCGTCGGCTTGCTCATCGGACCGTCCGGAACAGGCAAGACATTGTTGTGCCAGGTGCTGGCGGAGCAATTCCGCCGTTCGATGCAGGTAGCGCTGTTGGCCAGCGGACAACTTTGCACGCGCCGTGCCATGCTGCAGGCCATCTTATTCGAACTCGGCTTGCCGTTTCGCGGAATGGAAGAAGGCGACTTGCGGCTCGCGCTGGTCGATCATCTTTCCCCCCGTGCAAAATCGGCCGATGCCGCGCAGCAGGACGCTGGCGCCGTCCCCTCCTCGCTCTCTGCCCCCCCGCTGCTGCTCATCGTCGACGAAGCCCACACGCTGCCCATGCGGCTGTTGGAAGAGTTGCGCCTGATCACCAATCTGGTGCGCGGCGGTCAGCCCCGGGTGCGGCTGGTGTTGGCCGGCGGCCCGCAATTGGAAGATCGCTTCGCCCATCCGAAAATGGAATCGTTCAATCAGCGCGTTGCGGCCCGCTGCTACTTGGAAACGCTCGACCGGCAGCAAACCATCGAATACGTTCGCCATCAAGTTCTGCAAGTCGGCGGCCAGCCCGATCGCATTTTCACTTCCGATGCGCTGGAAGCGGTGGCCCATGCCACCGGCGGCATTCCGCGGCTGATCAACCAGGTGTGCGATCATGTTCTGCTGCTGGCCTTTGCCGGCGGAGTGGAGCAAATCACTGCCCCAGGCGTCGAAGAAGCCTGGGCCGATTTGCAACAATTGCCAACGCCCTGGAACGCAGCGCCGGGCGCGCCGGCGCCGGTGAACGAAAACAGCGTCGTCGAGTTCGGCAGCCTCGATGATGAACTGGCCGACGAACTTCCTCCCGCCGTGCCGTTCCGCGCCCCTGCCGATCAGGCCAATGCACAAGCAGCTCAGCAAGCCAATCCGCTGGAAGCTTTACGGGAAACGATCGCCCCGCCCCGCGAGTTCCACGACGATTTTCATCCCGCCGGCAGCATCGGGCCCGAAGTGGAATTGGTGTTCCCGCACGGGTCAAATCCATTCCACGGCGATTTCGCCGAGGAAGAAGTGGTGATCGACCGCTACACGTCGTTGCAGGCCGACGCCTTGGCCCATCGCCCATTGGTCCGCAGCGCCGAAAGCCGCTCGTTGGCCGCGCTTCTGAAAGCGGCCCATTCCGTCGTGGAAAAATTGTCCCAGGAAAAGCCCGCGATGGCCCTTGCACCGTCCACCTGGCCCGGCGGCGTTCCCGCGCAGCCAGCGCCACTCTCCTCCGCGCCCCCCACCGCTACGCAAGTCACGGACGATGCCGCCGCAATCGAAAATACCAGCGCTGAACAAACGATGCCGCCCGCCGCCGTCACGCCATACCAAACCGGGCCTATCCACGACGATAATTTAATCGTCATCGAAGAACCGCCGAGATTGAAGCCGCCCCAACCCAAGCAGCCTATCCGCGTTCGCCGCCAGGAATATCGCCAACTGTTCGCCCAATTGCGCCGCGGCTAG
- a CDS encoding phosphoribosylanthranilate isomerase, with translation MLGVPMSRLPFQIKICGVTTPQDAEAVVEAGADAIGLNFYSGSKRCVSLQQAWEIAHAIPSHVQKVGVFVNPLGEDVDDAMTAAALDMVQFHGKESPEFLAAFGKTHTIPMIKALRWEQDGRLMDNYLKHCVELGCKQSWVLIDSWDNDLFGGTGIPLKWDTIAMWQKHGDTLSRWQQLRPRVNPASAVSIILAGGLSPKNVATAIQTARPIAVDTASGVESAPGKKDPAKVKAFIDEAKRAFDEVAKP, from the coding sequence ATGCTTGGTGTGCCGATGAGCCGGTTGCCGTTTCAAATCAAAATTTGCGGGGTGACAACGCCTCAAGATGCGGAGGCCGTTGTTGAAGCCGGCGCAGATGCAATTGGATTGAATTTTTATTCGGGCAGTAAACGATGCGTGTCTCTTCAGCAAGCATGGGAAATCGCCCATGCCATTCCTTCCCACGTGCAGAAAGTAGGTGTATTCGTAAATCCTCTGGGAGAAGATGTAGATGATGCGATGACTGCTGCTGCGCTTGACATGGTGCAATTTCATGGCAAAGAGTCACCGGAGTTTTTAGCTGCGTTCGGTAAGACTCACACAATTCCAATGATTAAGGCACTGCGTTGGGAACAAGATGGCAGATTGATGGATAATTACCTGAAACATTGCGTTGAATTGGGATGCAAACAAAGTTGGGTATTGATTGATTCATGGGATAATGATCTCTTTGGTGGAACCGGGATTCCACTCAAATGGGATACCATTGCGATGTGGCAAAAACACGGCGATACTCTTTCGCGTTGGCAACAATTACGGCCGCGAGTTAATCCAGCCTCAGCAGTGTCGATCATTTTGGCTGGGGGGCTTTCGCCCAAGAACGTGGCTACCGCAATACAAACGGCTCGGCCCATCGCCGTTGATACCGCCAGCGGTGTGGAAAGCGCCCCGGGCAAAAAAGACCCGGCCAAAGTGAAAGCGTTTATCGACGAGGCGAAACGTGCTTTCGACGAAGTCGCTAAGCCATAA
- a CDS encoding NAD(P)/FAD-dependent oxidoreductase, with protein MRCPISAAANSHWQVLVIGAGAAGLVAAERAASRGLKTLLLERNFRPGVKILMSGGTRCNLTQNTDARGIVAAYGPPGRFLHSALAALSPQDLVALVEDEGVPTKIEETGKIFPVSNKAADVLRAFLDRLHRSGCELALEESLVGLARIEDSASGLVGFRLTTDKRTLTAERLIITTGGQSYPGSGTTGDGYRWAATFGHTIVPPRPALVPITTSAPWVRELSGITIPDVVLRLLEPETNQSNPKQKILDTRRGSLLFTHFGLSGPVVLDISRHISGHPHPQALHLECDFLPNIKTAELDSQLRQQAAAEGKKQLLSLVPELLPRRLAEVLLREASLPPDKKAGELSNANRATLIRALKQLPIPVTGTRGFGKAEVTAGGVALGEIDSSTLQSKLVPGLFFAGEVLDLDGPIGGYNFQAAFSTGWLAGKNV; from the coding sequence TTGAGGTGCCCCATTTCCGCCGCCGCAAATTCCCACTGGCAGGTCCTGGTCATCGGCGCCGGCGCTGCCGGCTTGGTGGCGGCCGAACGTGCGGCTTCGCGCGGTCTCAAAACCCTGCTGCTGGAGCGCAACTTCCGGCCCGGCGTCAAAATTCTCATGTCCGGCGGCACGCGCTGCAATCTCACCCAAAATACCGACGCCCGCGGCATTGTCGCCGCTTACGGTCCGCCCGGTCGATTTCTCCACTCGGCCTTGGCGGCACTCAGCCCACAAGATTTGGTGGCCCTCGTCGAAGACGAAGGCGTGCCCACCAAAATCGAAGAAACCGGCAAAATTTTTCCCGTGAGCAACAAAGCGGCCGACGTGCTCCGGGCTTTTCTAGACCGCTTGCACCGCAGCGGTTGCGAGCTGGCACTGGAAGAGTCGCTTGTCGGCTTAGCGCGAATCGAAGATTCGGCTAGCGGACTAGTTGGCTTTCGGCTGACGACCGACAAACGAACTCTCACCGCTGAACGCCTGATCATCACCACCGGCGGCCAATCGTATCCCGGCAGCGGAACCACCGGCGACGGTTACCGCTGGGCCGCGACTTTTGGTCACACCATCGTGCCACCCCGCCCGGCCTTGGTCCCCATTACCACTTCAGCCCCCTGGGTGCGCGAACTCTCCGGCATCACCATTCCCGACGTGGTGCTACGCTTGCTGGAGCCAGAGACAAATCAATCCAACCCTAAACAAAAAATCCTCGACACCCGCCGCGGCTCACTGCTATTCACGCACTTTGGTTTGTCCGGCCCGGTCGTGCTCGACATCAGCCGTCACATCAGCGGTCATCCGCATCCGCAGGCGCTGCATCTGGAGTGCGATTTTCTGCCGAACATCAAAACCGCCGAATTAGATTCGCAGCTTCGGCAGCAGGCCGCCGCCGAAGGCAAAAAGCAACTTCTCTCGCTGGTGCCGGAATTGTTGCCCCGCCGCTTGGCCGAAGTTCTACTGCGCGAAGCCAGTCTGCCCCCCGATAAAAAAGCCGGCGAACTGAGCAACGCCAACCGTGCAACGCTGATCCGCGCTCTCAAGCAACTGCCAATCCCCGTCACCGGCACCCGCGGCTTCGGAAAAGCAGAAGTGACCGCCGGCGGCGTCGCGCTGGGTGAAATCGATTCCAGCACGCTGCAAAGCAAACTGGTTCCCGGCCTGTTTTTCGCCGGTGAAGTGCTCGATCTCGACGGCCCCATCGGCGGCTACAACTTCCAAGCCGCCTTCAGCACCGGCTGGCTGGCAGGGAAGAATGTGTGA
- a CDS encoding adenosylhomocysteinase, which produces MLAEQEMPGLMALRKKYGKSKPLAGARIAGCLHMTIQTAVLIETLEELGAKVTWSSCNIFSTQDHAAAAIAKKGTCPVFAWKGETNEEFDWCIEQTLFFPDGQPLNLILDDGGDLTAMVHQKYPELLSGIKGLSEETTTGVHRLYQMHERGELKVPAINVNDSVTKSKFDNLYGCRESLV; this is translated from the coding sequence ATGCTGGCCGAGCAGGAAATGCCCGGCCTGATGGCGCTGCGGAAAAAATACGGCAAGAGCAAGCCCTTGGCCGGAGCCCGCATTGCCGGCTGTCTGCACATGACCATTCAAACGGCGGTGCTGATCGAAACGCTGGAAGAGCTGGGCGCGAAAGTAACCTGGAGCAGTTGCAACATTTTCTCCACGCAAGACCACGCGGCGGCGGCCATCGCCAAAAAGGGAACTTGCCCGGTGTTCGCTTGGAAAGGCGAAACGAACGAGGAGTTCGATTGGTGCATTGAGCAAACATTGTTCTTCCCCGACGGCCAGCCGCTGAATTTGATTTTGGACGACGGCGGCGACCTCACGGCGATGGTGCATCAAAAATATCCGGAGCTGCTGTCGGGCATTAAGGGGCTGAGCGAAGAGACTACGACCGGCGTGCATCGGCTGTACCAAATGCACGAACGGGGCGAGCTGAAAGTGCCCGCCATCAACGTGAACGATTCGGTCACCAAGAGCAAGTTCGACAACCTGTACGGCTGCCGCGAATCGCTGGTGGA
- a CDS encoding GDSL-type esterase/lipase family protein, whose product MKSISRQVMLAAVASLAILFSNRLIWGADEGATATAPPKNTATAPAIHTGTQGRIDKISERAKQGDVDLLFVGDSITQGWETRGKDVWDKYYGNRKAMNDGISGDRTQHVLWRHDQGNIDGIHPKLAVIMIGTNNSNGKDNTAEEIADGVTAIVHQLREKLPDTKLLLLGIFPRGPNTDEQLEAVAKTQLKAAAAKKGADTIDESEVPAKIAAVKEATKVQRQKIADANAMISKLADDKMIFYMDIGDKFLQPDGTIPDDVMPDHLHPNAKGYEIWAAAIEPKVAELMGEKK is encoded by the coding sequence ATGAAATCCATTTCGCGACAGGTGATGTTGGCCGCCGTGGCCAGTCTGGCGATTTTGTTTTCGAACCGATTGATTTGGGGCGCAGACGAGGGCGCCACGGCGACCGCACCGCCGAAGAACACGGCCACCGCGCCGGCGATTCACACGGGAACGCAAGGCCGAATCGACAAGATTTCGGAACGGGCCAAGCAGGGGGACGTGGATTTGTTGTTCGTGGGAGATTCGATTACGCAGGGGTGGGAAACGCGGGGCAAGGATGTGTGGGACAAATACTACGGCAATCGCAAGGCAATGAACGACGGCATCAGCGGCGACCGCACGCAACATGTGCTGTGGCGGCATGACCAGGGGAACATTGACGGGATTCATCCGAAACTGGCCGTGATCATGATCGGCACCAACAACTCCAACGGCAAAGATAATACGGCCGAGGAAATTGCCGACGGCGTAACCGCCATTGTGCATCAACTGCGGGAGAAATTGCCCGACACGAAATTGCTGCTGTTGGGCATTTTTCCTCGCGGCCCCAACACCGACGAACAATTGGAAGCCGTGGCGAAGACACAATTGAAAGCCGCGGCGGCCAAGAAGGGAGCCGATACGATCGATGAAAGCGAAGTGCCGGCCAAAATTGCCGCCGTGAAAGAAGCGACCAAAGTGCAGCGGCAGAAAATTGCGGACGCCAACGCCATGATTTCCAAGCTGGCCGACGACAAAATGATTTTCTACATGGACATTGGCGATAAGTTTTTGCAGCCCGACGGCACGATTCCCGACGACGTGATGCCGGACCATTTGCACCCCAACGCCAAAGGGTACGAAATTTGGGCCGCCGCAATTGAGCCCAAGGTGGCGGAGTTGATGGGGGAGAAAAAATAA
- a CDS encoding DUF5615 family PIN-like protein, translated as MRVLLDECVPRRLAVHLVGHEVHTVPEMGWTGKKNGELLELMSNQGMEIFLTTDQNLRYQQNLQTAGVAIVVLAAVSNRLADLIPLVPATLNALTTIKPGEILEIRS; from the coding sequence ATGCGCGTTCTGCTTGACGAATGCGTACCGCGCCGCCTAGCCGTGCATTTGGTCGGGCACGAAGTGCATACCGTGCCCGAAATGGGCTGGACAGGAAAGAAAAACGGTGAGTTGTTGGAGTTGATGTCAAATCAAGGGATGGAAATTTTTCTAACGACCGATCAAAATCTTCGCTATCAGCAGAATTTACAGACGGCGGGAGTGGCGATTGTTGTGTTGGCCGCAGTGAGCAATCGTTTGGCCGATTTGATTCCGCTCGTGCCCGCAACCTTAAACGCCTTGACGACGATTAAACCAGGCGAGATTTTAGAAATCCGATCCTGA
- a CDS encoding polyprenol monophosphomannose synthase, translating to MNISQPAKLPDPRSSEPEPGTTTTKTLVMTCTLNEIENLPRLVDEIFAFAPQVDILVIDDNSPDGTGQWCDQQTAAGRRLHCLHRSGKLGLGTAIIVGMQYAIDHGYDYVLNMDADFSHHPRYLPAMLAGMEGNNQPLPLGEGRDDLPPRPLGDGRVSPGDSPWRGEGAAPVDVMIGSRYVPGGGTVGWPLKRKLMSRAVNLYARWLLWLKPRDISGGYRCYRVAKLKELPFDQIRSRGYSFQEEVLWLLRRRGATFGETPILFADRERGQSKINRAEAWAALRIIFGLGLRNLAGK from the coding sequence ATGAATATATCGCAGCCTGCAAAACTACCGGACCCACGGTCCAGTGAGCCGGAACCAGGGACGACCACCACCAAAACGCTGGTGATGACCTGCACGCTGAACGAAATTGAAAATCTGCCGCGGCTTGTCGACGAGATTTTCGCCTTCGCTCCCCAAGTCGACATTCTGGTGATCGACGACAACTCGCCCGACGGCACCGGCCAATGGTGCGACCAGCAAACCGCCGCCGGTCGCCGCCTTCACTGCCTGCATCGCAGTGGCAAATTGGGCCTGGGCACGGCCATTATCGTCGGCATGCAGTATGCCATCGACCACGGCTACGATTACGTCCTGAACATGGATGCCGATTTCAGCCATCACCCGCGCTATCTCCCCGCCATGCTCGCCGGCATGGAAGGAAACAATCAACCTCTCCCTTTGGGAGAGGGTCGGGACGACCTTCCCCCTCGCCCTTTGGGAGATGGCCGGGTCTCCCCAGGCGACTCGCCGTGGCGAGGTGAGGGTGCTGCACCCGTCGACGTCATGATCGGTTCCCGCTACGTTCCCGGCGGCGGCACTGTCGGCTGGCCCCTCAAACGCAAACTGATGAGCCGCGCCGTCAATTTATACGCCCGCTGGTTGTTGTGGCTTAAGCCCCGCGACATCAGCGGCGGTTACCGCTGCTACCGCGTGGCGAAACTGAAAGAATTGCCCTTCGATCAAATCCGCTCCCGCGGTTACTCCTTCCAGGAAGAAGTCCTCTGGCTGCTCCGCCGCCGCGGGGCCACATTCGGCGAAACGCCCATCCTGTTTGCCGACCGCGAGCGCGGACAATCCAAAATCAACCGCGCCGAAGCCTGGGCCGCTTTGCGCATCATCTTCGGGCTCGGCCTGCGGAATTTAGCCGGCAAATAA